Proteins encoded in a region of the Synechococcus sp. BIOS-U3-1 genome:
- a CDS encoding Nif11-like leader peptide family RiPP precursor produces the protein MTQEQLNAILVKLEGDISLQEKIKSAKSTAEVVNTVKAEGFSVLADQLNLTARVSAEELEGVAGGLCSGNEWPCSN, from the coding sequence ATGACTCAAGAACAACTCAATGCAATTCTCGTAAAACTAGAAGGGGACATAAGCCTTCAGGAGAAGATCAAATCTGCAAAATCAACAGCAGAAGTTGTTAACACTGTCAAAGCAGAGGGATTTTCGGTTTTAGCTGATCAACTCAATCTAACCGCTAGAGTTTCAGCGGAGGAGCTAGAAGGCGTGGCGGGTGGATTGTGCAGTGGCAATGAGTGGCCTTGCAGCAATTGA